From Cannabis sativa cultivar Pink pepper isolate KNU-18-1 chromosome 8, ASM2916894v1, whole genome shotgun sequence, a single genomic window includes:
- the LOC115701363 gene encoding probable lipid-A-disaccharide synthase, mitochondrial isoform X1: MYKYAFFLVLGRSVLRVIFEMLLKAIWNVKSEKHRGFLRLLSRHLSVSSRTVIDKATTDGEVRVFIVSGEVSGDTIASRLMASLKKLSPLPIRFSGVGGSLMAKQGLTSLFPIEDISVMGIWELLPHINKLRAKLKDTIEAALVFKPHVVVTVDNKGFSFRLLKKLRVRYNQLNLDGPVHFHYVAPSFWAWKGGEARLKGLTEFVDHVLCILPFEEGVCRANGLGATFVGHPIVEDVMELKDRNTSPCKWKIEGKSEDFKEKNAIPAGATVVSLLPGSRLQEVTRMLTIFRNTMDLLKESFPELVTVIHVASNRHVESYIDGVVSKWPVPAILVPGGSHHLKYDALSASKVSLCTSGTVAVEMQLAQVPCVVAYRAHFLTEWFIRYKAKICYVSLPNILMDSAIIPEALFHSCTHTKLATLLTDLINNDHLQEEQIAAAEKVIRLLLPPEETMNNMGQQNLRLSFPIQSPSMLAAFLILYHEKP; encoded by the exons ATGTATAAATACGCGTTTTTTTTAGTGTTGGGCAGAAGTGTGCTAAG GGTGATATTTGAAATGTTGTTGAAAGCAATATGGAATGTTAAGAGTGAAAAGCACAGAGGCTTCTTAAGGCTTCTGAGTAGACATTTATCTGTTTCCAGCAGAACTGTGATAGACAAGGCAACAACAGATGGAGAAGTGAGGGTTTTTATAGTTTCTGGAGAGGTTTCTGGGGATACAATTGCTTCAAGACTTATGGCATCCCTAAAGAAGCTCTCTCCACTTCCCATCAGATTTTCTGGTGTTGGAGG ATCCCTGATGGCCAAACAAGGTTTAACATCTCTGTTTCCCATAGAGGATATTTCTGTGATGGGTATATGGGAGCTATTGCCACATATAAATAAACTCAGG GCTAAGTTGAAGGATACAATAGAGGCTGCACTTGTGTTTAAACCTCATGTTGTTGTAACAGTTGACAACAAGGGTTTTTCTTTTCGTCTTCTAAAGAAGTTACGAG TTAGATACAATCAGCTCAATTTGGATGGTCCAGTACACTTCCATTATGTAGCACCTTCATTTTGGGCATGGAAAGGGGGTGAAGCAAGACTCAAAGGCCTAACTGAATTTGTGGATCATGTCTTGTGTATACTTCCATTTGAGGAAGGAGTGTGCAGAGCTAACGGGCTAGGTGCAACTTTCGTGGGTCACCCCATTGTTGAGGATGTTATGGAATTAAAA GATAGGAATACTTCACCATGTAAATGGAAGATTGAAGGAAAATCAGAAGATTTCAAAGAGAAAAATGCAATACCTGCAG GAGCTACTGTTGTTTCCTTGCTTCCTGGAAGCAGATTACAAGAGGTCACTAGAATGCTCACAATCTTCAGAAATACAATGGACCTGTTAAAAGAGTCCTTTCCTGAATTGGTAACTGTAATTCATGTTGCTTCTAATCGGCATGTTGAAAGCTACATTGACGGAGTTGTTAGTAAATGGCCTGTGCCGGCCATATTGGTTCCAGGGGGATCCCATCACCTGAAATATGATGCATTAAGT GCGAGTAAGGTTTCACTATGTACATCCGGTACAGTTGCTGTGGAGATGCAGCTTGCACAGGTACCATGTGTTGTAGCTTATCGAGCCCATTTCCTAACTGAGTGGTTTATTCGATATAAAGCAAAGATATGCTATGTTTCCCTTCCCAACATTCTTATGGATTCAGCTATCATCCCTGAAGCTCTCTTCCATTCATGCACACACACAAAACTGGCTACATTATTAAC TGACTTAATAAATAACGATCACCTTCAAGAAGAACAGATTGCTGCTGCGGAAAAGGTCATCAGACTTCTGCTACCACCAGAAGAAACCATGAACAATATGGGCCAGCAAAATTTGAGGCTCAGCTTCCCCATTCAATCCCCAAGTATGTTAGCAGCCTTTCTCATTTTGTACCATGAGAAGCCATAA
- the LOC115701363 gene encoding probable lipid-A-disaccharide synthase, mitochondrial isoform X2: MLLKAIWNVKSEKHRGFLRLLSRHLSVSSRTVIDKATTDGEVRVFIVSGEVSGDTIASRLMASLKKLSPLPIRFSGVGGSLMAKQGLTSLFPIEDISVMGIWELLPHINKLRAKLKDTIEAALVFKPHVVVTVDNKGFSFRLLKKLRVRYNQLNLDGPVHFHYVAPSFWAWKGGEARLKGLTEFVDHVLCILPFEEGVCRANGLGATFVGHPIVEDVMELKDRNTSPCKWKIEGKSEDFKEKNAIPAGATVVSLLPGSRLQEVTRMLTIFRNTMDLLKESFPELVTVIHVASNRHVESYIDGVVSKWPVPAILVPGGSHHLKYDALSASKVSLCTSGTVAVEMQLAQVPCVVAYRAHFLTEWFIRYKAKICYVSLPNILMDSAIIPEALFHSCTHTKLATLLTDLINNDHLQEEQIAAAEKVIRLLLPPEETMNNMGQQNLRLSFPIQSPSMLAAFLILYHEKP, translated from the exons ATGTTGTTGAAAGCAATATGGAATGTTAAGAGTGAAAAGCACAGAGGCTTCTTAAGGCTTCTGAGTAGACATTTATCTGTTTCCAGCAGAACTGTGATAGACAAGGCAACAACAGATGGAGAAGTGAGGGTTTTTATAGTTTCTGGAGAGGTTTCTGGGGATACAATTGCTTCAAGACTTATGGCATCCCTAAAGAAGCTCTCTCCACTTCCCATCAGATTTTCTGGTGTTGGAGG ATCCCTGATGGCCAAACAAGGTTTAACATCTCTGTTTCCCATAGAGGATATTTCTGTGATGGGTATATGGGAGCTATTGCCACATATAAATAAACTCAGG GCTAAGTTGAAGGATACAATAGAGGCTGCACTTGTGTTTAAACCTCATGTTGTTGTAACAGTTGACAACAAGGGTTTTTCTTTTCGTCTTCTAAAGAAGTTACGAG TTAGATACAATCAGCTCAATTTGGATGGTCCAGTACACTTCCATTATGTAGCACCTTCATTTTGGGCATGGAAAGGGGGTGAAGCAAGACTCAAAGGCCTAACTGAATTTGTGGATCATGTCTTGTGTATACTTCCATTTGAGGAAGGAGTGTGCAGAGCTAACGGGCTAGGTGCAACTTTCGTGGGTCACCCCATTGTTGAGGATGTTATGGAATTAAAA GATAGGAATACTTCACCATGTAAATGGAAGATTGAAGGAAAATCAGAAGATTTCAAAGAGAAAAATGCAATACCTGCAG GAGCTACTGTTGTTTCCTTGCTTCCTGGAAGCAGATTACAAGAGGTCACTAGAATGCTCACAATCTTCAGAAATACAATGGACCTGTTAAAAGAGTCCTTTCCTGAATTGGTAACTGTAATTCATGTTGCTTCTAATCGGCATGTTGAAAGCTACATTGACGGAGTTGTTAGTAAATGGCCTGTGCCGGCCATATTGGTTCCAGGGGGATCCCATCACCTGAAATATGATGCATTAAGT GCGAGTAAGGTTTCACTATGTACATCCGGTACAGTTGCTGTGGAGATGCAGCTTGCACAGGTACCATGTGTTGTAGCTTATCGAGCCCATTTCCTAACTGAGTGGTTTATTCGATATAAAGCAAAGATATGCTATGTTTCCCTTCCCAACATTCTTATGGATTCAGCTATCATCCCTGAAGCTCTCTTCCATTCATGCACACACACAAAACTGGCTACATTATTAAC TGACTTAATAAATAACGATCACCTTCAAGAAGAACAGATTGCTGCTGCGGAAAAGGTCATCAGACTTCTGCTACCACCAGAAGAAACCATGAACAATATGGGCCAGCAAAATTTGAGGCTCAGCTTCCCCATTCAATCCCCAAGTATGTTAGCAGCCTTTCTCATTTTGTACCATGAGAAGCCATAA